The nucleotide sequence GTGAAGCCGTGGTCGGCGAGGGCGACGAGGACGGTCTCGAACACCCGGACGTGGCCGGGCTCCGGTCGCCGCTGCGTCATGAGCCACAGGGCGAGCTCGCCGAAGCCCACCCGGCCCATGAGGTCCTCGGCGAGGTCGTGGCCCATGAGCCGGATCTGCTCGGCGTCTGAGGTGCCGAGGCCCGTGGGGAACTCGGGGACCCCGCTCACCGGTGGGCCTCCGCCCGCTCCGCCGTCGCCGTCGCTGTCGCCGTCCGGACGCTGCCGGGTCGGGGCCCGTCCTCCAGCAGCCAGCGGCGGACCTCGTCACCGTGCTCGTCGAGCGCCGGTGGCGGCAGGCGGTACGACGCCGGGGTCGCGGAGAAGCGGACGGGGTTGCGCACGACCGGGACGGCCGCCGCCCCCTCGCCGACCTCGACGACCGGCTCGAGGCCGAGCTCGGTGGCGAAGGCGACACCCTCGTCGACGGTGTTGATGGGAGCGCACGGGACCCCGGCGTCGAGGAGGTCGCGGAACCACTCGTCGCGGGTGCGGGTCCGCAGCCGCTCGACGAGCAGCGGGTAGAGCTCCTCGCGGTTGGCCGTGCGGTCCTGGTTGTGCGCGAAGCGGGGGTCGTCGACGAGCCCCGGCACGCCGAGGACGTCGCAGAGGCGGGCGAACTGCCCGTCGTTGCCCGCGATGACGATGAGCTCGCCGTCGGCGACGGGCAGCGGCTCGTAGGGGAACAGGGACGGGTGGGCGTTGCCCATCCGGAACGGCACGGTGCCGCCGGCGACCCACGCGCTCGTGTGGTTGACGAGCCCGGACAGGGCGGTCGACATGAGGTTGACCTCGACGTGCTGGCCGCGGCCGGCGCCCGCGCCGGCGCGGTGGGTGAGGGCGGCGAGGATCCCGATGGTCGCCTGCATGCCGGACATGACGTCGAAGACGCTGATGCCGGCCCGGTACGGCGAGCCGTCGGGGTCGCCCGTGAGGCTCATGAGCCCGGACATCGCCTGGACCATGAGGTCGTAGCCGGGCAGCGACGCCCCCGCCCCCGGCCCGAAGCCCGTGATGGAGGCGTACACGACGCCGGGGTTCGCGTCGCTCACGCTCGCGTAGTCGAGGCCGTACTTCGACAGGCCCCCGGGCTTGAAGTTCTCGATGACGACGTCGGCCCGCCGGGCCAGCTCCTGGGCGGCCCGCAGGTCCGTGGCGTCGCGCAGGTCGAGCGCGACGGAGCGCTTGCCGCGGTTGACGCCGAGGTAGTAGGTCGACACGTCCTCGCGGACGGGGGGCATCCACGTGCGGGTGTCGTCGCCGGTGCCGGGGCTCTCGACCTTGACGACCTCGGCGCCCATGTCGGAGAGCAGCATCGTCGCGTACGGCCCCGCGAGGATGCGGGAGAAGTCCGCCACCAGGAGACCGGCGAGCGGTCCCGTCGGCGTGCCGGGTGCGGGGGTGGCACCGTCCCGCTGCGTCGTCATCGACCCTCCCGTGTCCGGTGAGCGGACAGTCGTCCGCTGATGAGAGTCTGCGGAGCCCGGCGGGGGGTGTCAAGCCGACGGCGCGACGACCTCGACGGGGAGGCGGCCGATGAGCGCGTAGTCGGCGCTGACGGCCTCGGCGGTGGCGAGCAGGAGCGGGAGGTGCTCGCCGAGCAGCGTGTCGACGCTCGTCTCCGCGGCGTGCACGGTGACGTTGACAGCGGCGAAGACACGTCCGTCGGGGCCGCGCAGCGGCGCGGCGACCGAGCGGACCCCGGGGGCGAGCCGCTCGTCCGCCAGGGCCCAGCCGTTGTCGCGTGCCTCCTCGAGCGCGGCGTCGAGCTCGGCGCGGGTCGGCTGCCAGCGGGCGGTGACGCCGGCGCGGCTCGGCTCCTCCAGGACGGCGTCGAGCTCCGCGGTCGGCAGGTCGGCGAGCAGGACCGTCCCCATCGACGTGGCGGGGGCGGGGAAGCGCGTGCCGATCTGCACGGCGAGGGCGATGAGCTTCGGCACCGCGACGCGGGCGACGTAGACGATGTCGCTGCCGTCGAGCTGCGCGATCGACGTCGACTCGTGCGTGCGCTCGACGAGGCGCTCCATGTGCGGCCGGGCGACGTCCCACAGCCCCATCGACTGCACGTACGTCACCCCGAGCTCGAGCACGCGGGGAGTGAGCACGAACCCTGCCTCGCCGGAGCGGACGTACCCCAGCGACTCCAGCGTGAGCAGGATGCGACGGGCGGTCGGCCGGGCGAGGTTGGCCGCCGCGGCCACCTCGCTCAGCGACATCGCGGGCCGGCGGGGCTCGAAGGCCCGGAGCACGTCGAGGCCCCGGGCGACGGCCTCCACGAAGTCGGGGTCGTCGTCGCGTCGGGGCACGGGCCACCTCCGGGCGGGTCGTGGGGCCGGCGTGCGGCCGGACCTGCGGAGCGTAGCGCCGTCCGGGTTGACAGCCCTCCGGTCAGAGGTGACAGTTCAGGCGTCAACCAGGTGTACGCCAGTCGGACGGCCGTCCGCTGGCGCAGGTCGGCGACGGAGGCGACCCATGAACGAGACCAGTGACGGTACGGCCTCGGCGCGCACGGACGTGCTCGTCGTCGGCTCGGGCCCGGCGGGCGCGTCGGCCGCCCTGTTCCTCGCGACGTACGGCGTCGACGTCACCGTCGTCACGAAGTACGGCCGCCTGTCCGACACCCCGCGGGCGCACATCACGAACCAGCGCACGATGGAGACGATGCGCGACGTGGGGCTCGAGCAGACCCTCATGGACCTCGCGACGCCGTGGGAGCTGATGTCGAACACGACGTTCTGCACGAGCCTGGCCGGGGAGGAGCTCGGGCGGGTGGAGTCGTGGGGGACCTCCCTCGCCCGCAAGGGCGACTACGAGGCGCAGAGCCCGTGCCACATGCTCGACGCCCCCCAGACCATCACCGAGCCCGTGCTCATGAAGGCCGCGCAGGAGCGTGGCGCGAAGGTGCGCTTCGACACCGAGTACCTCTCCCACAGCCAGGACGACGAGGGCGTGACGACGCGCCTGCGCGACCGGCTCACCGGCGCGGAGTACAGCGTCCGCTCGCGCTACCTGGTCGGCGCCGACGGTGCCCGTTCGAGGGTCGCCGCCGATCTCGACCTGCCGTTCGAGGGCCCCGGCGCCGTCGGCGGTGCGCTCGGCATCATCTTCGAGGCCGACCTGTCGCGCTTCGTCGCCCACCGGCCCTCGGTCCTGTACTGGATGCTGCAGCCGGGCGCGGAGAAGGAGGGCGTCGGCCTCGGCGTCCTGCGGATGATCAAGCCGTGGCACGAGTGGATGCTCATGTGGGGCTACGCCGTGGCCGACGGCCCGCCGGACCTCACCGACGAGTACATCCGCGAGCTCGCCGTGATGCTCGTCGGCACCGACGACTTCGAGATGCGCGTGACGGCCCGCTCGCCGTGGACGGTCAACCACCACTACGCGACGTCGCTCGCCAGTGGCCGCGTCTTCTGCGTCGGTGACGCCGTCCACCGGCACCCGCCGACGAACGGGCTCGGGTCGAACACGTCCGTGCAGGACTCCTACAACCTCGCGTGGAAGCTCGCGCACGTCCTGCGCGGCACCGCCTCCCCGTCGCTGCTGGAGTCCTACGACGCCGAGCGCGCACCGATCGCCCGGCAGATCGTCGAGCGGGCGAACCAGTCGATCGCCGACACCGGCCGGATCATGCAGGCGCTCGGGCTCGACGACACCTCCGACCCCGCACGGCTGGAGGAGGCGCTCGCGGCGCGGAAGGCGCCCGGTCCCGAGGGCGACGCGGTGCGTGCGGCGCTGCGCGACGCCATCGCGTACAAGTCGTACGAGTTCAACGCCCACGGTGTCGAGCACAACCAGCGCTACGTCTCGACGGCGGTCGTCCCCGACGGCACCCCGATGCCGGAGTTCCGCCGCGACGAGCAGCTGTACGCGCAGCCGACGACGTGGCCCGGCGCCAAGCTGCCCCACACGTGGGTGACCCGGGACGGGCACCGCGTCAGCACGCTCGACCTCGTCGGACGCGGCGAGTGGAGCGTCGTCACGGGGATCGGCGGGGCGTCGTGGCTCGCGGCCGCCGCAGCGCTCGGCGCCGCCCGCGGGCTCCAGCTGCGGCCCGTGTCGATCGGGCCGGGGGAGGCG is from Aquipuribacter nitratireducens and encodes:
- a CDS encoding CaiB/BaiF CoA transferase family protein — encoded protein: MTTQRDGATPAPGTPTGPLAGLLVADFSRILAGPYATMLLSDMGAEVVKVESPGTGDDTRTWMPPVREDVSTYYLGVNRGKRSVALDLRDATDLRAAQELARRADVVIENFKPGGLSKYGLDYASVSDANPGVVYASITGFGPGAGASLPGYDLMVQAMSGLMSLTGDPDGSPYRAGISVFDVMSGMQATIGILAALTHRAGAGAGRGQHVEVNLMSTALSGLVNHTSAWVAGGTVPFRMGNAHPSLFPYEPLPVADGELIVIAGNDGQFARLCDVLGVPGLVDDPRFAHNQDRTANREELYPLLVERLRTRTRDEWFRDLLDAGVPCAPINTVDEGVAFATELGLEPVVEVGEGAAAVPVVRNPVRFSATPASYRLPPPALDEHGDEVRRWLLEDGPRPGSVRTATATATAERAEAHR
- a CDS encoding IclR family transcriptional regulator domain-containing protein translates to MPRRDDDPDFVEAVARGLDVLRAFEPRRPAMSLSEVAAAANLARPTARRILLTLESLGYVRSGEAGFVLTPRVLELGVTYVQSMGLWDVARPHMERLVERTHESTSIAQLDGSDIVYVARVAVPKLIALAVQIGTRFPAPATSMGTVLLADLPTAELDAVLEEPSRAGVTARWQPTRAELDAALEEARDNGWALADERLAPGVRSVAAPLRGPDGRVFAAVNVTVHAAETSVDTLLGEHLPLLLATAEAVSADYALIGRLPVEVVAPSA
- a CDS encoding FAD-dependent oxidoreductase gives rise to the protein MNETSDGTASARTDVLVVGSGPAGASAALFLATYGVDVTVVTKYGRLSDTPRAHITNQRTMETMRDVGLEQTLMDLATPWELMSNTTFCTSLAGEELGRVESWGTSLARKGDYEAQSPCHMLDAPQTITEPVLMKAAQERGAKVRFDTEYLSHSQDDEGVTTRLRDRLTGAEYSVRSRYLVGADGARSRVAADLDLPFEGPGAVGGALGIIFEADLSRFVAHRPSVLYWMLQPGAEKEGVGLGVLRMIKPWHEWMLMWGYAVADGPPDLTDEYIRELAVMLVGTDDFEMRVTARSPWTVNHHYATSLASGRVFCVGDAVHRHPPTNGLGSNTSVQDSYNLAWKLAHVLRGTASPSLLESYDAERAPIARQIVERANQSIADTGRIMQALGLDDTSDPARLEEALAARKAPGPEGDAVRAALRDAIAYKSYEFNAHGVEHNQRYVSTAVVPDGTPMPEFRRDEQLYAQPTTWPGAKLPHTWVTRDGHRVSTLDLVGRGEWSVVTGIGGASWLAAAAALGAARGLQLRPVSIGPGEAVEDPYGTWAQLRETDDGGVLLVRPDGYVAARSIAAPDSPEEAHAWLAGVLDAVLGPVPGAPGDVVDARAEAVPAPA